The Zootoca vivipara chromosome 4, rZooViv1.1, whole genome shotgun sequence genome has a segment encoding these proteins:
- the TUBGCP5 gene encoding gamma-tubulin complex component 5 isoform X1 has translation MAAAATTPPAHWSRFEQEQDVTLRELIRRVTGLSGQSREEAAHFQAALNFSWSNFRFHQFLDVSQHKVDKIIEGIYEKLVVHSDLVKAASWKSLTEEFLNSPLPTTEGTKTDTHYAILSLLLCLSDSPSNTSYAEKPREKEVEKEEFDWRKYLMEGEEFDFGPDLETPEWSDVSDDDEDTEPLSREDSGIQVDRTPQEDQDQNKKSSHVTWKGEPDARTWLEQHVVAQYWTGRGVRFPHSLHFHSNLAAVWEQHLYTSDPLYMPEEKIIVTETQVIRETIWLLSGVKNLFIFQLNDGKITVRNDIMVTHLTHNSLRSMLERIAAYGQVVFRLQKFIDEIMGHSSESGIHGIISTPKKSAEAPFRTYQAFMRALYKYFISFKEELTEIERSIINKDATITLSIVIDKLSHRLAQLNILHKVFSTGVAEVPPDTRNVVRASHLLNTLYKAILDYDNVGEASEQTVSLLFSLWVETVRPYLQTVDEWIVHGNLFDPAKEFIIQRNKNVPVNHRDFWYATYTLYSVSEKTENEEKMSDNASASSGSDQAPSSRQHTMVSFLKPVLKQIIMAGKSMQLLKNLQCTDGSPQQAASRDAERKSLYTLFLESVQSRLRHGEEPVQDIITEQQATKQSLIKMQSIASRHLELDDVHDPLLAINFARLYLEQGSFHETLTGDDVCVDRSSESVTCQTFELTLRSCLYPHIDKQYLECCGNLMQTLKKDYRLVEYLQAMRNFFLLEAGDTMYDFYTSIFDKIREKDAWQSEPFLNVQLQEAVGQRYPEDSLRLSILCENIDMAKKKLPVHTLDGLILSYKVPWPVDIVISVECQKIYNQVFLLLLQIKWAKYSLDVLRFHELVRAAEKPQNKGEAILEQEPFLHFGSQLEPIKQQTHRMFLLRMKLMHFVNSLHNYIMTRILHSTGLEFQHQVEEAKDLDQLIKIHYRYLSTIHDRCLLREKVSFVKEAIMKVLNLVLMFADRWQAGLGAWRMESITKMESDFKNCHMFLVTVLNKAVCRGSFPHLESLALSLMAGMEQN, from the exons ATGGCAGCAGCAGCGACTACACCCCCCGCGCACTGGAGCCGCTTCGAGCAGGAGCAGGACGTGACGCTTCGGGAGCTGATCCGGAGGGTAACCGGCCTGAGCGGGCAAAGCAGGGAAGAGGCGGCCCACTTCCAGGCGGCGCTGAACTTCTCCTGGTCCAACTTCAG gTTTCATCAATTTCTTGATGTCAGCCAGCACAAAGTGGACAAAATTATAGAGGG GATTTATGAAAAGCTGGTAGTTCATTCAGACCTTGTTAAAGCTGCAAGCTGGAAGAGTTTAACAGAAGAGTTTCTGAATTCTCCGCTTCCAACCACTGAAGGAACAAAG ACAGATACCCATTATGCCATACTCTCTCTTCTGTTGTGCTTGTCTGATTCTCCTTCCAACACCAGTTATGCAGAAAAACCAAGAGAAAAAGAAGTGG AAAAAGAAGAATTTGATTGGAGGAAATACTTGATGGAAGGTGAAGAATTTGACTTTGGTCCTGATTTAGAAACACCA GAGTGGTCTGACGtaagtgatgatgatgaagatactGAACCATTGAGTAGAGAAGACTCTGGCATTCAGGTGGACAGGACACCCCAAGAAGATCAGGATCAAAACAAGAAGTCGTCACATGTCACATGGAAAG GTGAACCTGATGCACGTACCTGGCTAGAGCAACATGTAGTTGCTCAATACTGGACTGGTAGAGGAGTTCGTTTTCCCCATAGTTTGCATTTTCATTCCAATTTAGCGGCTGTATG GGAGCAGCACTTATATACTAGTGATCCCTTGTACATGCCGGAAGAAAAAATTATTGTTACTGAAACACAAGTCATTCGTGAAACAATTTG GCTGCTTTCAGGCGTAAAAAATCTCTTTATATTTCAACTGAATGATGGAAAGATTACTGTGAGAAATGACATCATGGTGACTCATTTGACCCAC AACTCGTTAAGATCAATGTTGGAGCGGATAGCAGCATATGGGCAAGTTGTATTTAGGCTGCAGAAGTTTATTGATGAAATAATGGGTCACAGCTCAGAAAGTGGAATACATGGAATCATTTCCACTCCCAAGAAATCGGCAGAAGCCCCATTTAGAACCTATCAAGCTTTCATGAGAGCCCTCTATAAATATTTCATAAGTTTCAAAGAGGAACTTACCGAAATTGAGAGGAGCATAATCAACAAAG ATGCAACAATCACTCTTTCCATAGTCATTGATAAGTTATCACATCGATTAGCTCAGCTCAATATACTTCATAAGGTTTTTAGCACTGGAGTAGCAGAAGTACCTCCTGACACTCGGAATGTTGTAAGAGCATCTCATTTGCTCAATACCCTCTACAAAGCAATTCTTGACTACGATAACGTTGGGGAAGCCTCTGAACAAACG GTATCCCTCTTGTTTTCTCTCTGGGTTGAAACAGTGAGGCCATATTTACAGACAGTGGACGAGTGGATTGTCCATGGTAACTTATTTGATCCTGCAAAAGAATTTATTATTCAGAG aaacaaaaatgttCCAGTTAACCATAGGGATTTCTGGTATGCTACCTACACTTTGTATAGTGTGTCGGAAAAGACAGAGAATGAAGAAAAAATGAGTGATAATGCTAGTGCCAGTTCTGGCAGTGATCAGGCACCCTCAAGTAGACAGCATACCATGGTCTCTTTTCTGAAACCTGTACTAAAACAGATCATTATGGCTGGGAAGTCCATGCAGTTGTTGAAGAACTTGCAATGCACAGATGGTTCTCCACAACAGGCAGCATCAAGAG ATGCAGAGAGGAAGAGCTTGTACACATTATTTCTGGAGTCTGTACAGTCACGCCTACGGCACGGGGAAGAACCTGTTCAAGATATCATTACAGAACAGCAGGCCACCAAGCAAAGTCTAATAAAGATGCAGTCTATTGCATCAAGACACTTAGAGCTGGATGATGTTCACGATCCCTTGCTGGCTATTAATTTTGCAAG gTTGTATTTAGAACAAGGCAGTTTTCACGAGACGCTTACTGGTGATGATGTTTGTGTGGATAGATCATCCGAATCAGTTACGTGCCAGACATTTGAACTGACATTGAGGTCATGTCTTTATCCTCACATAGACAAACAGTATCTGGAGTGCTGTGGAAACTTAATGCAAACGTTGAAGAAAGATTACAG GCTGGTAGAGTACTTGCAGGCTATGAGAAACTTTTTCTTGCTTGAGGCTGGTGATACTATGTATGACTTCTATACATCCATTTTTGATAAAATAAGAGAGAAAGATGCATGGCAGAGTGAACCATTCCTTAATGTCCAACTCCAAGAGGCAGTTGGACAGCGTTATCCAGAGGATAGTTTAAG GTTGTCTATATTGTGTGAAAATATAGATATGGCAAAGAAGAAACTTCCTGTTCATACCTTGGATGGCTTAATATTGAGCTACAAG GTCCCTTGGCCTGTGGATATAGTTATAAGTGTGGAGTGTCAAAAAATCTATAACCAAGTGTTTCTTCTATTATTACAAATAAAGTGGGCCAAATATAGTCTGGATGTATTAAGATTTCATG AACTAGTCAGGGCTGCAGAAAAGCCCCAGAACAAAGGAGAAGCTATACTTGAACAAGAGCCATTTCTTCACTTTGGATCACAGTTGGAGCCCATTAAGCAACAAACTCATCGGATGTTCCTTTTGAGGATGAAACTCATGCATTTTGTTAACAGCCTGCATAACTACATCATGACTAGA ATTCTTCATAGTACAGGTTTAGAATTTCAACATCAAGTAGAAGAAGCCAAAGATTTAGACCAGCTGATTAAAATTCATTACAGATACCTTTCTACAATCCATGATCGCTGCCTGCTGAGAGAAAAG GTTAGTTTTGTGAAAGAAGCTATAATGAAAGTGCTGAACCTAGTACTGATGTTTGCAGACCGTTGGCAAGCTGGTTTGGGAGCTTGGAG GATGGAATCAATAACGAAGATGGAATCTGACTTTAAAAACTGCCACATGTTTCTTGTGACAGTACTGAACAAAGCAGTCTGCAGAGGTTCCTTCCCACATT TGGAGTCTTTAGCCTTGTCACTCATGGCTGGAATGGAACAAAATTAG
- the TUBGCP5 gene encoding gamma-tubulin complex component 5 isoform X2, with the protein MAAAATTPPAHWSRFEQEQDVTLRELIRRVTGLSGQSREEAAHFQAALNFSWSNFRFHQFLDVSQHKVDKIIEGIYEKLVVHSDLVKAASWKSLTEEFLNSPLPTTEGTKTDTHYAILSLLLCLSDSPSNTSYAEKPREKEVEKEEFDWRKYLMEGEEFDFGPDLETPEWSDVSDDDEDTEPLSREDSGIQVDRTPQEDQDQNKKSSHVTWKGEPDARTWLEQHVVAQYWTGRGVRFPHSLHFHSNLAAVWEQHLYTSDPLYMPEEKIIVTETQVIRETIWLLSGVKNLFIFQLNDGKITVRNDIMVTHLTHNSLRSMLERIAAYGQVVFRLQKFIDEIMGHSSESGIHGIISTPKKSAEAPFRTYQAFMRALYKYFISFKEELTEIERSIINKDATITLSIVIDKLSHRLAQLNILHKVFSTGVAEVPPDTRNVVRASHLLNTLYKAILDYDNVGEASEQTVSLLFSLWVETVRPYLQTVDEWIVHGNLFDPAKEFIIQRNKNVPVNHRDFWYATYTLYSVSEKTENEEKMSDNASASSGSDQAPSSRQHTMVSFLKPVLKQIIMAGKSMQLLKNLQCTDGSPQQAASRDAERKSLYTLFLESVQSRLRHGEEPVQDIITEQQATKQSLIKMQSIASRHLELDDVHDPLLAINFARLYLEQGSFHETLTGDDVCVDRSSESVTCQTFELTLRSCLYPHIDKQYLECCGNLMQTLKKDYRLSILCENIDMAKKKLPVHTLDGLILSYKVPWPVDIVISVECQKIYNQVFLLLLQIKWAKYSLDVLRFHELVRAAEKPQNKGEAILEQEPFLHFGSQLEPIKQQTHRMFLLRMKLMHFVNSLHNYIMTRILHSTGLEFQHQVEEAKDLDQLIKIHYRYLSTIHDRCLLREKVSFVKEAIMKVLNLVLMFADRWQAGLGAWRMESITKMESDFKNCHMFLVTVLNKAVCRGSFPHLESLALSLMAGMEQN; encoded by the exons ATGGCAGCAGCAGCGACTACACCCCCCGCGCACTGGAGCCGCTTCGAGCAGGAGCAGGACGTGACGCTTCGGGAGCTGATCCGGAGGGTAACCGGCCTGAGCGGGCAAAGCAGGGAAGAGGCGGCCCACTTCCAGGCGGCGCTGAACTTCTCCTGGTCCAACTTCAG gTTTCATCAATTTCTTGATGTCAGCCAGCACAAAGTGGACAAAATTATAGAGGG GATTTATGAAAAGCTGGTAGTTCATTCAGACCTTGTTAAAGCTGCAAGCTGGAAGAGTTTAACAGAAGAGTTTCTGAATTCTCCGCTTCCAACCACTGAAGGAACAAAG ACAGATACCCATTATGCCATACTCTCTCTTCTGTTGTGCTTGTCTGATTCTCCTTCCAACACCAGTTATGCAGAAAAACCAAGAGAAAAAGAAGTGG AAAAAGAAGAATTTGATTGGAGGAAATACTTGATGGAAGGTGAAGAATTTGACTTTGGTCCTGATTTAGAAACACCA GAGTGGTCTGACGtaagtgatgatgatgaagatactGAACCATTGAGTAGAGAAGACTCTGGCATTCAGGTGGACAGGACACCCCAAGAAGATCAGGATCAAAACAAGAAGTCGTCACATGTCACATGGAAAG GTGAACCTGATGCACGTACCTGGCTAGAGCAACATGTAGTTGCTCAATACTGGACTGGTAGAGGAGTTCGTTTTCCCCATAGTTTGCATTTTCATTCCAATTTAGCGGCTGTATG GGAGCAGCACTTATATACTAGTGATCCCTTGTACATGCCGGAAGAAAAAATTATTGTTACTGAAACACAAGTCATTCGTGAAACAATTTG GCTGCTTTCAGGCGTAAAAAATCTCTTTATATTTCAACTGAATGATGGAAAGATTACTGTGAGAAATGACATCATGGTGACTCATTTGACCCAC AACTCGTTAAGATCAATGTTGGAGCGGATAGCAGCATATGGGCAAGTTGTATTTAGGCTGCAGAAGTTTATTGATGAAATAATGGGTCACAGCTCAGAAAGTGGAATACATGGAATCATTTCCACTCCCAAGAAATCGGCAGAAGCCCCATTTAGAACCTATCAAGCTTTCATGAGAGCCCTCTATAAATATTTCATAAGTTTCAAAGAGGAACTTACCGAAATTGAGAGGAGCATAATCAACAAAG ATGCAACAATCACTCTTTCCATAGTCATTGATAAGTTATCACATCGATTAGCTCAGCTCAATATACTTCATAAGGTTTTTAGCACTGGAGTAGCAGAAGTACCTCCTGACACTCGGAATGTTGTAAGAGCATCTCATTTGCTCAATACCCTCTACAAAGCAATTCTTGACTACGATAACGTTGGGGAAGCCTCTGAACAAACG GTATCCCTCTTGTTTTCTCTCTGGGTTGAAACAGTGAGGCCATATTTACAGACAGTGGACGAGTGGATTGTCCATGGTAACTTATTTGATCCTGCAAAAGAATTTATTATTCAGAG aaacaaaaatgttCCAGTTAACCATAGGGATTTCTGGTATGCTACCTACACTTTGTATAGTGTGTCGGAAAAGACAGAGAATGAAGAAAAAATGAGTGATAATGCTAGTGCCAGTTCTGGCAGTGATCAGGCACCCTCAAGTAGACAGCATACCATGGTCTCTTTTCTGAAACCTGTACTAAAACAGATCATTATGGCTGGGAAGTCCATGCAGTTGTTGAAGAACTTGCAATGCACAGATGGTTCTCCACAACAGGCAGCATCAAGAG ATGCAGAGAGGAAGAGCTTGTACACATTATTTCTGGAGTCTGTACAGTCACGCCTACGGCACGGGGAAGAACCTGTTCAAGATATCATTACAGAACAGCAGGCCACCAAGCAAAGTCTAATAAAGATGCAGTCTATTGCATCAAGACACTTAGAGCTGGATGATGTTCACGATCCCTTGCTGGCTATTAATTTTGCAAG gTTGTATTTAGAACAAGGCAGTTTTCACGAGACGCTTACTGGTGATGATGTTTGTGTGGATAGATCATCCGAATCAGTTACGTGCCAGACATTTGAACTGACATTGAGGTCATGTCTTTATCCTCACATAGACAAACAGTATCTGGAGTGCTGTGGAAACTTAATGCAAACGTTGAAGAAAGATTACAG GTTGTCTATATTGTGTGAAAATATAGATATGGCAAAGAAGAAACTTCCTGTTCATACCTTGGATGGCTTAATATTGAGCTACAAG GTCCCTTGGCCTGTGGATATAGTTATAAGTGTGGAGTGTCAAAAAATCTATAACCAAGTGTTTCTTCTATTATTACAAATAAAGTGGGCCAAATATAGTCTGGATGTATTAAGATTTCATG AACTAGTCAGGGCTGCAGAAAAGCCCCAGAACAAAGGAGAAGCTATACTTGAACAAGAGCCATTTCTTCACTTTGGATCACAGTTGGAGCCCATTAAGCAACAAACTCATCGGATGTTCCTTTTGAGGATGAAACTCATGCATTTTGTTAACAGCCTGCATAACTACATCATGACTAGA ATTCTTCATAGTACAGGTTTAGAATTTCAACATCAAGTAGAAGAAGCCAAAGATTTAGACCAGCTGATTAAAATTCATTACAGATACCTTTCTACAATCCATGATCGCTGCCTGCTGAGAGAAAAG GTTAGTTTTGTGAAAGAAGCTATAATGAAAGTGCTGAACCTAGTACTGATGTTTGCAGACCGTTGGCAAGCTGGTTTGGGAGCTTGGAG GATGGAATCAATAACGAAGATGGAATCTGACTTTAAAAACTGCCACATGTTTCTTGTGACAGTACTGAACAAAGCAGTCTGCAGAGGTTCCTTCCCACATT TGGAGTCTTTAGCCTTGTCACTCATGGCTGGAATGGAACAAAATTAG
- the TUBGCP5 gene encoding gamma-tubulin complex component 5 isoform X3, which yields MEGEEFDFGPDLETPEWSDVSDDDEDTEPLSREDSGIQVDRTPQEDQDQNKKSSHVTWKGEPDARTWLEQHVVAQYWTGRGVRFPHSLHFHSNLAAVWEQHLYTSDPLYMPEEKIIVTETQVIRETIWLLSGVKNLFIFQLNDGKITVRNDIMVTHLTHNSLRSMLERIAAYGQVVFRLQKFIDEIMGHSSESGIHGIISTPKKSAEAPFRTYQAFMRALYKYFISFKEELTEIERSIINKDATITLSIVIDKLSHRLAQLNILHKVFSTGVAEVPPDTRNVVRASHLLNTLYKAILDYDNVGEASEQTVSLLFSLWVETVRPYLQTVDEWIVHGNLFDPAKEFIIQRNKNVPVNHRDFWYATYTLYSVSEKTENEEKMSDNASASSGSDQAPSSRQHTMVSFLKPVLKQIIMAGKSMQLLKNLQCTDGSPQQAASRDAERKSLYTLFLESVQSRLRHGEEPVQDIITEQQATKQSLIKMQSIASRHLELDDVHDPLLAINFARLYLEQGSFHETLTGDDVCVDRSSESVTCQTFELTLRSCLYPHIDKQYLECCGNLMQTLKKDYRLVEYLQAMRNFFLLEAGDTMYDFYTSIFDKIREKDAWQSEPFLNVQLQEAVGQRYPEDSLRLSILCENIDMAKKKLPVHTLDGLILSYKVPWPVDIVISVECQKIYNQVFLLLLQIKWAKYSLDVLRFHELVRAAEKPQNKGEAILEQEPFLHFGSQLEPIKQQTHRMFLLRMKLMHFVNSLHNYIMTRILHSTGLEFQHQVEEAKDLDQLIKIHYRYLSTIHDRCLLREKVSFVKEAIMKVLNLVLMFADRWQAGLGAWRMESITKMESDFKNCHMFLVTVLNKAVCRGSFPHLESLALSLMAGMEQN from the exons ATGGAAGGTGAAGAATTTGACTTTGGTCCTGATTTAGAAACACCA GAGTGGTCTGACGtaagtgatgatgatgaagatactGAACCATTGAGTAGAGAAGACTCTGGCATTCAGGTGGACAGGACACCCCAAGAAGATCAGGATCAAAACAAGAAGTCGTCACATGTCACATGGAAAG GTGAACCTGATGCACGTACCTGGCTAGAGCAACATGTAGTTGCTCAATACTGGACTGGTAGAGGAGTTCGTTTTCCCCATAGTTTGCATTTTCATTCCAATTTAGCGGCTGTATG GGAGCAGCACTTATATACTAGTGATCCCTTGTACATGCCGGAAGAAAAAATTATTGTTACTGAAACACAAGTCATTCGTGAAACAATTTG GCTGCTTTCAGGCGTAAAAAATCTCTTTATATTTCAACTGAATGATGGAAAGATTACTGTGAGAAATGACATCATGGTGACTCATTTGACCCAC AACTCGTTAAGATCAATGTTGGAGCGGATAGCAGCATATGGGCAAGTTGTATTTAGGCTGCAGAAGTTTATTGATGAAATAATGGGTCACAGCTCAGAAAGTGGAATACATGGAATCATTTCCACTCCCAAGAAATCGGCAGAAGCCCCATTTAGAACCTATCAAGCTTTCATGAGAGCCCTCTATAAATATTTCATAAGTTTCAAAGAGGAACTTACCGAAATTGAGAGGAGCATAATCAACAAAG ATGCAACAATCACTCTTTCCATAGTCATTGATAAGTTATCACATCGATTAGCTCAGCTCAATATACTTCATAAGGTTTTTAGCACTGGAGTAGCAGAAGTACCTCCTGACACTCGGAATGTTGTAAGAGCATCTCATTTGCTCAATACCCTCTACAAAGCAATTCTTGACTACGATAACGTTGGGGAAGCCTCTGAACAAACG GTATCCCTCTTGTTTTCTCTCTGGGTTGAAACAGTGAGGCCATATTTACAGACAGTGGACGAGTGGATTGTCCATGGTAACTTATTTGATCCTGCAAAAGAATTTATTATTCAGAG aaacaaaaatgttCCAGTTAACCATAGGGATTTCTGGTATGCTACCTACACTTTGTATAGTGTGTCGGAAAAGACAGAGAATGAAGAAAAAATGAGTGATAATGCTAGTGCCAGTTCTGGCAGTGATCAGGCACCCTCAAGTAGACAGCATACCATGGTCTCTTTTCTGAAACCTGTACTAAAACAGATCATTATGGCTGGGAAGTCCATGCAGTTGTTGAAGAACTTGCAATGCACAGATGGTTCTCCACAACAGGCAGCATCAAGAG ATGCAGAGAGGAAGAGCTTGTACACATTATTTCTGGAGTCTGTACAGTCACGCCTACGGCACGGGGAAGAACCTGTTCAAGATATCATTACAGAACAGCAGGCCACCAAGCAAAGTCTAATAAAGATGCAGTCTATTGCATCAAGACACTTAGAGCTGGATGATGTTCACGATCCCTTGCTGGCTATTAATTTTGCAAG gTTGTATTTAGAACAAGGCAGTTTTCACGAGACGCTTACTGGTGATGATGTTTGTGTGGATAGATCATCCGAATCAGTTACGTGCCAGACATTTGAACTGACATTGAGGTCATGTCTTTATCCTCACATAGACAAACAGTATCTGGAGTGCTGTGGAAACTTAATGCAAACGTTGAAGAAAGATTACAG GCTGGTAGAGTACTTGCAGGCTATGAGAAACTTTTTCTTGCTTGAGGCTGGTGATACTATGTATGACTTCTATACATCCATTTTTGATAAAATAAGAGAGAAAGATGCATGGCAGAGTGAACCATTCCTTAATGTCCAACTCCAAGAGGCAGTTGGACAGCGTTATCCAGAGGATAGTTTAAG GTTGTCTATATTGTGTGAAAATATAGATATGGCAAAGAAGAAACTTCCTGTTCATACCTTGGATGGCTTAATATTGAGCTACAAG GTCCCTTGGCCTGTGGATATAGTTATAAGTGTGGAGTGTCAAAAAATCTATAACCAAGTGTTTCTTCTATTATTACAAATAAAGTGGGCCAAATATAGTCTGGATGTATTAAGATTTCATG AACTAGTCAGGGCTGCAGAAAAGCCCCAGAACAAAGGAGAAGCTATACTTGAACAAGAGCCATTTCTTCACTTTGGATCACAGTTGGAGCCCATTAAGCAACAAACTCATCGGATGTTCCTTTTGAGGATGAAACTCATGCATTTTGTTAACAGCCTGCATAACTACATCATGACTAGA ATTCTTCATAGTACAGGTTTAGAATTTCAACATCAAGTAGAAGAAGCCAAAGATTTAGACCAGCTGATTAAAATTCATTACAGATACCTTTCTACAATCCATGATCGCTGCCTGCTGAGAGAAAAG GTTAGTTTTGTGAAAGAAGCTATAATGAAAGTGCTGAACCTAGTACTGATGTTTGCAGACCGTTGGCAAGCTGGTTTGGGAGCTTGGAG GATGGAATCAATAACGAAGATGGAATCTGACTTTAAAAACTGCCACATGTTTCTTGTGACAGTACTGAACAAAGCAGTCTGCAGAGGTTCCTTCCCACATT TGGAGTCTTTAGCCTTGTCACTCATGGCTGGAATGGAACAAAATTAG